A genomic segment from Gilvibacter sp. SZ-19 encodes:
- a CDS encoding MORN repeat-containing protein — protein sequence MKFLIPFLAFLMSTTALWAQVPEPVSPLLTRTVQKQPTYLNSVSWLKTGDDTYSITSDGGIELNELQYLSQLSSASIATLHLPSRTIILLPDFDDVAVGSRHDGRILLRNTSKNFYLTNPNSYITYVDDKSYTVEVTRVADSYVAYVPELDKTYFEKDIRKFSGWGADNLIDMGYAPDNTYWYRDYENKKYGIIIKGQSMDYTNVTSEVRGNDRLIFDNGKPVYLLKDYENTTTIKMRPVSTKVEQFITESSGSSNCVRGNCQDGFGKYEYNNGYYDGFWSGGKKSGYGLYSWDSGATYIGNWENDNMNGYGVFTDEDDNMQKGLFRNGKLHGRAVKNYDEDWEQGVFDSGTLVDAFTFYGNDVTSGCTIGDCKNKYGKMVFGNGDTFVGFFRNGNLQMGTYSFASGAKYSGEFDSTGPFKAIALLPASIDLPSFTPVLYVQMENGIYLIAAVVVCIACLLLLMFYRSVKSLKLQHNERCDTLNNCFLAHRRQLKERNDSLSAYDFERYNLSQVLQSQPLVRCP from the coding sequence ATGAAGTTTCTAATCCCCTTTTTGGCCTTCTTGATGTCCACCACCGCGCTTTGGGCACAAGTGCCAGAACCCGTTAGTCCCCTCTTGACCCGAACGGTGCAGAAGCAACCTACCTATTTGAACAGTGTCTCTTGGCTCAAAACAGGAGATGATACCTATAGCATCACTAGCGATGGCGGTATAGAATTGAATGAGCTGCAGTATTTGTCGCAGTTGAGTTCGGCCTCTATAGCTACTTTACACCTGCCGTCTAGAACAATCATTCTCTTGCCAGATTTTGATGATGTTGCCGTTGGTAGCAGACACGATGGTAGAATTCTTCTTAGAAACACATCTAAGAACTTTTATCTGACCAATCCGAATTCTTATATCACCTATGTAGACGACAAATCGTATACGGTTGAGGTTACTCGAGTAGCAGATAGCTATGTAGCCTATGTGCCTGAGTTGGATAAAACCTATTTTGAGAAAGATATCCGAAAGTTCTCCGGTTGGGGTGCAGACAATCTGATCGATATGGGCTACGCGCCAGACAACACTTATTGGTATCGCGATTACGAGAACAAGAAATACGGGATTATCATAAAAGGTCAAAGTATGGATTATACCAATGTCACTTCGGAGGTGCGCGGGAACGATCGTTTGATCTTCGACAATGGCAAGCCGGTATACCTGCTCAAAGATTACGAGAACACGACTACCATAAAAATGCGTCCGGTGAGTACTAAAGTAGAACAGTTCATTACAGAAAGCAGTGGCTCCTCTAACTGTGTTCGTGGCAATTGTCAAGATGGATTCGGAAAGTACGAGTACAACAACGGTTATTACGACGGCTTTTGGTCTGGCGGGAAAAAATCCGGCTATGGTCTTTACTCTTGGGATAGCGGTGCAACTTATATCGGCAATTGGGAAAATGACAATATGAACGGCTACGGGGTTTTTACCGATGAGGATGACAACATGCAAAAAGGCCTTTTTAGAAATGGTAAACTTCACGGCAGAGCTGTTAAGAACTACGACGAAGATTGGGAGCAAGGGGTTTTTGACAGTGGGACCTTAGTGGACGCTTTCACTTTTTACGGGAACGATGTGACCAGTGGCTGTACCATTGGTGATTGCAAGAACAAATACGGAAAAATGGTATTTGGCAACGGCGATACCTTTGTTGGTTTCTTTAGAAATGGCAACCTGCAAATGGGTACCTACAGTTTTGCTTCTGGCGCTAAATACAGTGGGGAATTTGATAGCACCGGACCTTTTAAGGCAATTGCCCTATTGCCTGCCTCTATTGATCTACCTAGTTTTACTCCAGTTTTATATGTACAAATGGAGAACGGCATTTACCTTATAGCTGCGGTAGTTGTCTGTATTGCTTGTTTGCTGTTGCTTATGTTTTACAGGTCTGTCAAGTCCTTAAAGCTGCAACATAACGAACGTTGTGATACATTGAATAATTGCTTTTTAGCGCATCGCAGGCAACTCAAAGAAAGAAATGATTCTTTGAGTGCTTACGATTTTGAACGCTATAATCTGTCACAGGTGCTACAGTCGCAACCGCTTGTTCGCTGCCCGTGA
- a CDS encoding tetratricopeptide repeat-containing sensor histidine kinase encodes MKFKISVLLICCLGIYSIQAQELQKNIDSLLAQYAKPKQDTTRVRLLEKLSSHYNVAALDSAKAFAVEGVALAEKLKDVSGRWRLRNVLGTYYERKAEYDSALAQYNDALKIIDSLNSTRGYAIVLNNKATVFIRQAKYQEALELLFRALEAEQDLENREGIAQAYNNIGVVYYYTQNFDKTTEYLTKALEIQEELGKLDGLILGYNNVGAIRDYQQKYKEAIGSYQKALAISEQLGDVKQEAIAWSNIALAQVKLGQLNLAESSITKALELRDKASDPQGKVQSQITFGRVLQAQERNALAKSYFEMGLKAAQENELLLLEREALTGLAELATANRNYQEANTYLSQVIVVKDSITNKENAQAMAEMEAKYQTQQKENQILAQRAELAEAELINRRRTALFAGSLGLAFLFGLIGFLVYKQQRLKNQQLQKEAELRTALAKIETQNRLQEQRLRISRDLHDNIGAQLTFIISSLDNLKYGFKEMETKLKDRLTGISSFTSQTIYELRDTIWAMNKDSISLEDLKTRITNFMDQAKASTQGITFNFNLDQDLAADHSFKALVGMNLYRIIQESVNNSLKYADPDTISLDFKKTAAGFELQIADNGKGFNESEIEAGNGLSNMRKRAKELQGSLQINSEAGQGTTLILSIPEQ; translated from the coding sequence ATGAAGTTCAAGATCTCTGTTCTCCTAATTTGTTGCCTGGGTATCTATTCCATTCAGGCTCAAGAACTCCAAAAAAACATAGACAGTCTACTTGCGCAATACGCCAAGCCAAAACAAGATACGACTAGAGTGCGCCTGCTTGAAAAATTGAGCTCTCACTACAATGTTGCTGCCCTAGATAGTGCTAAGGCTTTTGCTGTAGAAGGGGTCGCATTGGCAGAAAAACTTAAAGATGTTAGTGGTCGTTGGCGATTGCGCAACGTGCTAGGAACCTATTACGAGCGCAAAGCCGAATACGACAGTGCTCTTGCTCAGTACAATGATGCCCTAAAGATCATTGATTCCTTGAATAGCACCCGTGGTTATGCAATCGTATTAAACAACAAGGCTACGGTTTTCATAAGGCAAGCCAAGTATCAGGAGGCATTAGAATTACTTTTTCGAGCGCTTGAGGCCGAACAAGACTTAGAAAACAGGGAAGGTATTGCACAGGCCTACAACAATATCGGGGTGGTTTATTACTACACTCAAAACTTTGACAAGACCACAGAATACCTTACCAAAGCCTTAGAGATTCAAGAAGAGCTCGGTAAACTGGACGGGCTTATCCTAGGTTATAATAATGTTGGTGCGATTCGAGACTATCAGCAGAAATACAAAGAAGCAATAGGCTCATACCAAAAGGCCTTAGCCATAAGTGAGCAGCTGGGCGATGTAAAGCAGGAGGCCATTGCTTGGTCTAATATTGCCTTGGCACAGGTCAAGTTAGGACAATTGAATCTTGCCGAATCTTCCATAACCAAAGCCCTAGAACTGCGCGATAAAGCCAGCGATCCTCAAGGGAAAGTGCAGAGTCAGATCACTTTTGGGCGCGTGTTGCAGGCTCAAGAGAGGAATGCTTTGGCCAAGTCTTATTTTGAGATGGGGCTAAAGGCTGCTCAAGAGAATGAGCTGCTATTATTGGAGCGAGAAGCGCTGACAGGTTTAGCAGAACTTGCGACAGCCAATAGGAATTATCAAGAGGCCAATACCTATTTGAGTCAGGTCATTGTAGTTAAAGATAGTATTACCAACAAGGAGAATGCTCAGGCCATGGCAGAAATGGAAGCCAAGTACCAAACTCAGCAAAAGGAGAATCAGATCCTTGCGCAGCGCGCAGAATTGGCCGAGGCTGAATTGATCAACAGAAGAAGAACAGCCTTATTCGCCGGGAGCTTAGGCTTGGCCTTTCTCTTTGGGTTGATCGGTTTTTTGGTATATAAACAACAGCGTTTAAAGAATCAGCAGCTGCAAAAGGAAGCCGAGCTCAGAACAGCCTTAGCCAAGATCGAGACGCAGAATCGTCTGCAAGAACAGCGCTTAAGGATCTCTAGAGACCTGCACGACAATATTGGAGCTCAACTTACCTTTATCATTTCTAGCTTGGACAACCTCAAATACGGTTTCAAAGAGATGGAGACCAAACTCAAGGATCGACTCACGGGAATCAGCAGTTTTACTAGCCAGACCATATACGAACTGCGAGACACTATTTGGGCTATGAACAAGGACAGTATCAGCCTAGAAGATCTCAAGACACGGATCACCAATTTTATGGATCAGGCTAAGGCATCTACCCAAGGCATCACCTTTAACTTCAATTTGGATCAAGACCTAGCGGCCGATCACAGCTTTAAAGCTTTGGTTGGCATGAATCTGTATCGCATCATTCAAGAGTCTGTCAATAACAGTTTAAAATACGCCGATCCGGACACGATAAGCTTGGACTTTAAAAAGACCGCTGCTGGCTTTGAACTACAAATTGCCGATAATGGAAAAGGATTCAATGAGAGCGAAATAGAGGCAGGAAATGGTTTGAGCAATATGCGTAAACGCGCTAAAGAGCTTCAAGGTAGCCTACAGATCAATAGTGAGGCTGGGCAAGGAACAACGTTGATTCTCAGCATCCCAGAACAATAG
- a CDS encoding response regulator transcription factor — protein MKRKLAIVDDNSFLINAVKEKLSFFDDMAVRFTASDGSDLLAKLEDNHNLDLILMDIEMPVLNGIETTAVVKQKYPHIKIIMLTVFDNDENIFNAIKAGADGYLLKDVNPDDLHNGIEETLSGGAAMNPSIALKTLKLLRNPIAVTNSADKEQISLSGREIEVLEQLSTGLSYTAIADNLILSPSTVRKHIENIYKKLQVHSKIEAVQKARNHNLI, from the coding sequence ATGAAGCGCAAACTGGCCATCGTAGACGACAACTCCTTTTTAATCAACGCCGTAAAGGAGAAACTCTCCTTTTTTGATGATATGGCTGTGCGTTTTACTGCTTCGGATGGAAGCGATCTTCTGGCCAAGTTAGAGGACAATCACAATTTGGACCTGATCTTAATGGATATTGAGATGCCTGTGCTTAACGGCATTGAAACCACGGCTGTGGTCAAGCAGAAATACCCGCATATCAAAATCATCATGCTCACGGTTTTCGACAATGACGAGAATATCTTCAATGCTATAAAAGCTGGGGCCGATGGTTATTTGCTAAAGGATGTGAACCCAGACGATCTGCACAACGGTATAGAAGAAACCTTGAGCGGTGGCGCTGCCATGAATCCGTCTATCGCTTTGAAGACTTTAAAATTGCTTCGCAATCCAATTGCAGTGACCAATAGTGCAGATAAGGAGCAGATCTCGCTATCTGGCCGAGAAATAGAGGTCTTGGAACAGCTCAGTACCGGACTGAGTTATACAGCCATAGCAGACAATTTGATCCTTTCGCCTAGTACCGTGCGCAAGCATATCGAGAACATCTACAAAAAATTGCAGGTTCACAGCAAAATAGAAGCGGTTCAAAAAGCGAGAAACCACAATCTTATCTAA
- a CDS encoding DUF4230 domain-containing protein yields MRNFLFGACFALLIVFVYQYCDYRREGSQQRLQSSAMLQQQLQNVGKLVVTEGSFTQIHNYEDSKSYYFDFFSSKKKALIVVDAQAQVSYDLRKMEIDIDSMAKTLTVTYLPEPELKIAPHIEYYDVEQGIFNDFDAEALNTITKKVTDSLRVQALQSELMTNAQNRLISELQQLFVLTESMGWTLIHKEKTIKIPEDWQLLD; encoded by the coding sequence ATGCGTAATTTCTTATTTGGAGCTTGTTTTGCTTTACTGATCGTCTTTGTCTATCAGTATTGCGATTACCGTCGTGAAGGGAGTCAGCAGCGTTTACAGAGTTCGGCCATGTTACAACAGCAACTTCAGAACGTGGGCAAGTTGGTTGTTACAGAAGGTAGTTTCACGCAGATCCACAATTACGAGGATTCCAAAAGCTATTATTTCGACTTTTTCTCCTCAAAAAAGAAGGCGCTCATTGTTGTGGATGCTCAGGCGCAAGTGAGCTATGATCTTCGCAAAATGGAGATAGACATTGACAGTATGGCCAAAACATTGACCGTTACCTATCTTCCGGAGCCTGAATTGAAGATCGCACCGCATATAGAGTATTATGATGTAGAACAAGGGATCTTCAACGATTTTGATGCTGAAGCGCTAAACACCATCACCAAAAAAGTCACGGACAGCTTAAGAGTACAAGCCCTGCAAAGTGAACTAATGACCAATGCACAAAACAGACTGATCTCAGAACTGCAGCAGCTATTTGTGCTTACCGAGAGCATGGGTTGGACCTTGATCCACAAAGAAAAGACCATAAAAATACCAGAAGACTGGCAGCTTCTAGATTAA
- a CDS encoding TetR/AcrR family transcriptional regulator → MKTLSRKEEIIEKAAKLFLERGYSAVTMRDLAKELGIKAASLYNHISSKHEILESLIISVAEEFTVGMNRIFISDMPTLDKVEQVIHLHIDVTVKNQDALGSLNNDWMHLEGKALPYFEEMRNQYEENFRQIIKSGIAEGAIANRDPEILLFSVLSTLRTLYLWYPKKNSIDMQTLKDDMTATMLASIKA, encoded by the coding sequence TTGAAAACCCTTAGCCGAAAAGAAGAGATAATTGAAAAGGCCGCCAAGTTGTTCCTAGAGCGGGGTTATAGCGCAGTTACCATGCGCGATCTGGCCAAGGAACTGGGCATAAAAGCGGCGAGCTTATACAATCATATTTCTTCTAAGCACGAGATCTTAGAGTCGCTTATTATCAGTGTGGCGGAGGAGTTTACCGTAGGAATGAATCGAATCTTTATTTCTGACATGCCTACCCTAGATAAGGTAGAACAGGTTATTCATTTGCACATAGACGTAACGGTAAAGAATCAGGATGCATTAGGATCACTCAATAATGATTGGATGCATTTAGAAGGCAAGGCCTTGCCTTATTTCGAAGAAATGCGCAATCAATACGAGGAGAATTTTAGACAGATCATCAAATCGGGAATTGCAGAAGGTGCCATAGCCAATCGGGATCCGGAGATATTGTTGTTCTCGGTCTTGTCCACTCTTAGAACCCTTTATTTGTGGTATCCTAAAAAGAATAGTATTGATATGCAGACACTTAAGGATGATATGACTGCCACCATGTTGGCAAGCATAAAAGCCTAG
- the paaE gene encoding 1,2-phenylacetyl-CoA epoxidase subunit PaaE, which translates to MAKFFDIRVAEVYKETKDTSVVTFEIPDDLKEAFAFTQGQHLTLRAVINGKDERRSYSLCSSPLDGIWRVAVKQIPGGVFSTYVNESLKAGDTIQLMPPSGRFFVPISDTPKNYIAFAAGSGITPILSIIKTHLAQEPDSSFKLFYLNRTVKSIIFKEEIEALKNQYFDRFEIFYFLTRERRDIPLFNGRFDEEKMQALTKTFIDVPDTHGCFICGPQEMIFLIRDALQDQGMNLENIHYELFYSGDAPAPAVELKEVQEGTEVVIIDGGKEFHFVMGDDHDNILDAALAAGADLPYACKGGVCSTCKCKVLHGDVAMKINYALEPDEVAQDFVLSCQAVPQSDKVTVDFDV; encoded by the coding sequence ATGGCAAAGTTTTTCGACATCCGCGTCGCAGAGGTGTATAAGGAAACCAAGGACACTTCCGTAGTTACTTTCGAGATCCCAGATGATCTTAAAGAGGCCTTTGCATTCACGCAAGGGCAGCACCTGACCTTAAGGGCAGTCATCAACGGCAAAGACGAGCGTCGTTCTTACAGCTTGTGTTCGAGTCCGCTAGATGGAATTTGGCGTGTAGCCGTTAAGCAGATACCAGGGGGTGTTTTTTCTACCTATGTCAACGAATCATTAAAGGCTGGTGATACGATCCAGCTGATGCCTCCTAGCGGTCGATTTTTTGTTCCCATAAGTGACACGCCCAAAAATTATATCGCTTTTGCAGCAGGAAGTGGGATCACACCTATTTTGTCTATCATAAAAACGCATTTGGCCCAAGAACCAGATAGCAGCTTTAAGTTGTTCTACTTGAACCGTACGGTCAAATCCATTATCTTTAAAGAAGAGATAGAAGCGCTTAAGAATCAATACTTTGATCGGTTTGAGATCTTTTACTTTTTAACCAGAGAGCGCAGAGATATACCCTTGTTCAACGGACGTTTTGACGAGGAGAAAATGCAAGCACTGACCAAAACATTTATCGATGTGCCCGATACGCATGGATGTTTTATTTGTGGGCCGCAGGAAATGATCTTTTTGATAAGAGATGCATTGCAAGACCAAGGCATGAACTTAGAAAACATCCATTATGAATTGTTTTACTCAGGAGACGCTCCGGCGCCTGCCGTAGAACTTAAAGAAGTACAGGAAGGAACAGAGGTCGTCATTATCGATGGTGGGAAGGAGTTCCACTTTGTCATGGGAGACGACCACGACAACATCCTGGATGCTGCATTAGCAGCAGGAGCAGACTTGCCTTACGCATGTAAAGGCGGAGTTTGCAGTACCTGTAAATGTAAAGTATTGCATGGCGATGTAGCCATGAAAATCAATTACGCTTTAGAGCCCGACGAAGTAGCGCAAGATTTTGTACTCAGCTGTCAAGCGGTTCCGCAAAGCGATAAAGTCACCGTCGATTTCGACGTATAA
- the paaA gene encoding 1,2-phenylacetyl-CoA epoxidase subunit PaaA: MSEKEIKNLEEIFEQRIANDEKIEPKDWMPEKYRKTHIRQISQHAHSEIVGMLPEGNWITRAPSLRRKAALLAKVQDEAGHGLYLYSACETLGISREELYDQLHTGKAKYSSIFNYPTVTWADIGAIGWLVDGAAIINQVPLCNTSFGPYARAMVRVCKEESFHQRQGYEIMLTLSKGTPEQKAMAQDALNRWWWPSLMMFGPTDAESVHTEQSMKWKLKRKTNDELRQQFIDQTVPQADLLGLTVPDPDLKWNEERGSYDFGEIDWDEFWQVVKGHGPCNKERMNTRVSAWENGAWVRDAAVAYAEKKEKAKSEVAQAS; the protein is encoded by the coding sequence ATGAGTGAAAAAGAAATCAAAAACCTAGAAGAGATCTTTGAGCAGCGCATTGCCAATGACGAAAAGATCGAACCTAAAGATTGGATGCCAGAGAAGTATCGCAAGACACATATTCGTCAGATCTCTCAGCACGCACATTCAGAAATTGTTGGGATGTTACCAGAAGGCAATTGGATCACCCGCGCCCCTTCCTTGAGACGCAAGGCTGCTTTGTTAGCAAAAGTTCAAGATGAAGCAGGCCACGGATTGTATCTATACAGTGCTTGTGAGACCTTAGGGATCAGTCGTGAAGAATTGTACGATCAACTTCACACCGGAAAGGCCAAATACTCCAGTATCTTCAACTACCCAACAGTAACCTGGGCAGATATAGGAGCCATTGGTTGGTTGGTAGACGGTGCTGCGATCATTAACCAAGTGCCGCTTTGTAACACCTCTTTTGGACCATACGCCAGAGCAATGGTTCGCGTTTGTAAAGAGGAGAGTTTCCACCAGCGTCAAGGGTACGAGATCATGCTCACCCTGTCTAAAGGAACTCCGGAGCAAAAGGCAATGGCACAAGATGCGCTCAACCGTTGGTGGTGGCCAAGTCTTATGATGTTCGGCCCTACAGATGCCGAGTCTGTGCATACCGAGCAATCCATGAAGTGGAAGCTCAAGCGTAAAACCAATGACGAATTGCGCCAGCAGTTCATAGACCAGACCGTGCCGCAAGCGGACTTGCTTGGATTAACTGTACCGGACCCAGATCTTAAATGGAACGAGGAGCGAGGTTCTTATGATTTTGGTGAGATCGATTGGGACGAATTCTGGCAGGTGGTAAAGGGTCACGGACCTTGTAATAAGGAGCGCATGAACACACGTGTTTCTGCCTGGGAAAACGGAGCTTGGGTACGCGATGCAGCTGTCGCCTATGCAGAGAAAAAAGAAAAAGCAAAATCAGAAGTGGCTCAGGCCAGCTAA
- the paaB gene encoding 1,2-phenylacetyl-CoA epoxidase subunit PaaB produces the protein MEKKNWPLWEVFVRSKNGLEHRHFGSLHAADATMALENARDVYTRRNEGVSIWVVESKHITASNPENHGELFEPAQDKVYRHPTFYKLPDEVKHM, from the coding sequence ATGGAAAAAAAGAACTGGCCATTATGGGAAGTCTTTGTCCGATCCAAGAACGGATTGGAACACAGACATTTTGGTAGTTTACATGCTGCGGATGCCACGATGGCTTTAGAAAACGCTCGTGATGTTTACACGCGACGCAATGAGGGAGTGAGCATATGGGTTGTGGAGTCCAAACACATCACAGCCTCTAATCCGGAAAATCACGGCGAGCTGTTCGAACCAGCTCAAGATAAGGTTTACCGTCATCCTACCTTCTACAAGCTACCCGATGAGGTAAAACATATGTAA
- the paaC gene encoding 1,2-phenylacetyl-CoA epoxidase subunit PaaC, with translation MEKQSLYAYMLTLGDNALILGQRLGELCGHGPSLETDIALTNIALDLLGQTRSCFQYAASQLEGKSEDDVAFSRKENQYTNVLLVEQPNTDFAYVITRQYFFDVYHLMLMEWLAVNSADETIKAIANKAVKEARYHRRFSSDWMLRLGDGTSESHQRVVQAVEDLWPYTQEFFVPSEAETLAAQAGIGPELSSFKEHYYNDVVSLLQKATIAVPENPYFQKGGKQGVHTEHMGYLLADLQYMQRTYPNMTW, from the coding sequence ATGGAGAAACAATCTTTATACGCATACATGCTCACCTTGGGAGACAATGCGCTGATCTTAGGACAGCGACTGGGCGAACTTTGTGGGCACGGGCCAAGTTTGGAGACCGACATTGCGCTGACCAATATCGCCTTGGATCTACTTGGGCAAACCCGCAGTTGTTTTCAATATGCGGCTTCTCAGCTCGAGGGCAAATCAGAAGACGATGTCGCTTTTTCTCGCAAGGAAAACCAGTACACCAATGTTCTTTTGGTGGAGCAACCCAATACCGACTTTGCTTATGTGATCACACGCCAGTATTTCTTTGATGTGTATCATTTAATGCTGATGGAATGGTTAGCGGTTAATTCTGCCGACGAGACTATTAAAGCGATTGCCAATAAAGCGGTAAAGGAGGCTCGTTATCACCGCCGATTCTCTTCGGATTGGATGCTGCGCCTGGGCGACGGAACTTCAGAAAGTCATCAGCGTGTGGTTCAAGCTGTAGAAGACCTATGGCCTTATACCCAAGAGTTCTTTGTGCCTTCTGAGGCAGAAACCTTGGCCGCCCAAGCTGGAATAGGCCCTGAGCTCTCTTCTTTTAAAGAGCATTACTACAACGATGTAGTATCGCTATTGCAGAAAGCCACCATTGCTGTACCAGAGAATCCGTACTTCCAAAAAGGGGGTAAACAAGGAGTTCATACCGAACATATGGGCTACCTCTTGGCCGATCTGCAATACATGCAACGCACCTATCCAAACATGACCTGGTAA
- the paaD gene encoding 1,2-phenylacetyl-CoA epoxidase subunit PaaD codes for MTIKLHPNIEADLIPILETVPDPEIPVLTVLDLGVVREAVRTPEGVHIKLTPTYTGCPAMDVIGDDLKAAFAKEGIVATVELILAPAWSTDWISEAGREKMRDYGIAPPLSETADKAALLGDQRLVPCTNCKSTNTKMISQFGSTACKALFQCMDCQEPFDYFKCLK; via the coding sequence ATGACCATTAAACTGCATCCTAATATAGAGGCCGATCTGATCCCGATTCTGGAAACTGTTCCAGACCCGGAAATTCCCGTTTTAACGGTGCTAGACCTAGGTGTTGTAAGAGAAGCAGTGCGAACGCCCGAAGGCGTTCATATAAAACTCACTCCAACTTATACTGGCTGTCCTGCTATGGATGTCATTGGCGACGACCTAAAAGCGGCATTTGCCAAAGAGGGAATAGTTGCAACAGTAGAACTGATCTTAGCTCCTGCCTGGAGTACTGATTGGATCAGCGAAGCGGGTCGTGAAAAAATGCGCGACTATGGTATTGCACCTCCACTGAGTGAAACTGCAGACAAGGCTGCACTTTTGGGAGACCAGCGTTTGGTGCCTTGCACCAACTGTAAATCAACGAATACTAAAATGATCAGTCAATTCGGCTCCACAGCTTGCAAAGCACTATTTCAGTGTATGGATTGCCAAGAACCTTTTGACTATTTTAAATGTCTTAAATGA
- a CDS encoding enoyl-CoA hydratase-related protein, which translates to MSDFIQARRAADVQYIYLNRPEVFNSFNREMALAMQDELDAAAEDSSVRAVVITGIGKAFCAGQDLKEVTIPELNPGFKKILEEHYNPIIQRIRILEKPVIAAVNGVAAGAGANIALACDLVVAAEEASFIQAFSKIGLVPDSGGTFFLPRLIGMQRATALMFLGDKVSATEAEQMGMIYQAVPGSTLEESVALLAEKLAAMPTQALARTKMLLNASYNSSLEGQLHMESEQQIAAAQSLDYAEGVAAFIEKRKPNFIGR; encoded by the coding sequence ATGAGCGATTTTATTCAAGCCCGACGGGCAGCAGATGTGCAGTACATCTACTTGAACAGACCGGAAGTCTTTAACAGTTTCAATCGAGAAATGGCTTTGGCCATGCAAGATGAACTTGACGCCGCTGCAGAAGATAGTAGTGTGCGAGCCGTAGTTATTACTGGAATCGGGAAGGCCTTTTGTGCCGGTCAAGACTTGAAAGAGGTCACCATACCAGAACTCAATCCAGGCTTTAAAAAGATCCTCGAAGAGCATTACAATCCCATCATCCAACGTATAAGAATTCTTGAAAAGCCAGTTATCGCTGCTGTAAATGGAGTGGCTGCTGGCGCAGGAGCCAATATTGCATTGGCTTGTGATCTCGTTGTGGCTGCAGAAGAGGCCAGCTTTATCCAGGCATTCAGTAAGATCGGATTGGTTCCAGACAGCGGAGGAACCTTTTTCTTGCCGCGATTGATTGGAATGCAACGAGCAACAGCCCTGATGTTTCTGGGCGACAAGGTCAGTGCAACGGAGGCTGAACAAATGGGTATGATCTATCAGGCAGTACCAGGTTCCACTTTAGAGGAAAGCGTGGCGCTATTGGCAGAAAAATTAGCGGCTATGCCTACCCAGGCTCTAGCGCGTACTAAGATGTTGCTCAATGCATCTTACAACAGTTCTTTAGAAGGACAATTGCATATGGAATCTGAACAACAGATCGCTGCCGCTCAGAGCTTGGACTACGCAGAAGGGGTAGCGGCCTTTATAGAGAAAAGAAAACCCAATTTTATAGGACGATAA